A genomic window from Sparus aurata chromosome 4, fSpaAur1.1, whole genome shotgun sequence includes:
- the LOC115579900 gene encoding phosphatidylinositol 4-phosphate 5-kinase-like protein 1 isoform X2 — protein MAPRTAARPSGATRRRRWWHLRQRCRMLGVFEINPEHEFHHLTAMIKEGMNTSIQTSMDIPVQETLTAEHFKAEETQSHEGFEMQTFAPQVFAKLRHSLDITEEEYMNSLCSGGHYLQFVSNSKSKADFFITNDKRFFLKTQNRREVRFLLSNLQAYMDHLEKYPHSLMVRFLGVHRIVIPNEMKKYFIVMQSVFYPDERINIRFDIKGCELGRWTNPDTGGKQIIKVLKDNNFEGQHIGLGRQKSWFANQVKVDAGFLRQLNVLDYSLLLAHQPLHQDEIDGKHSMANLVMRTTNPTEPDSPSVPLLEETTAEVAPDTTDCGSGEPQAAAESFGEGIPLQEINSLAIETETDSELQKFHEHHRRLLPNCKNAIHVIDGPERRYFVGIIDIFTVYGWKKRLENLWKSLRYPGRAFSTVNPAKYSNRFCQWIQDRTQ, from the exons ATGGCACCGAGAACAGCTGCTCGACCCTCCGGAGCTACAAGACGAAGACGCTGGTGGCATTTGAGACAGCGATGTAGAATGTTAGGAGTGTTTGAGATCAACCCAGAGCACGAGTTCCACCATCTGACAGCCATGATAAAAGAAGGCATGAACACCTCCATTCAGACCAGTATGGACATACCAGTCCAG GAAACCCTCACAGCTGAACACTTCAAAGCAGAGGAGACTCAAAGCCATGAG GGGTTTGAGATGCAGACGTTTGCACCTCAAGTTTTTGCTAAACTGAGGCATTCACTGGAcatcacagaggaggaataTATGAACTCCCTCTGCTCAGGAGGCCACTACCTCCAGTTTGTTAGCAACTCCAAGAGCAAGGCAGATTTCTTCATCAC GAATGACAAGAGGTTCTTCTTAAAGACCCAGAACAGGCGTGAAGTCAGGTTTCTCCTGTCCAATCTGCAGGCATACATGGACCACTTGGAGAAATACCCTCATTCACTGATGGTGAGGTTTCTAG GTGTCCACAGGATTGTTATTCCAAATGAAATGAAG AAGTACTTCATTGTGATGCAGAGTGTGTTCTACCCTGATGAGAGGATCAATATAAG aTTCGACATTAAAGGCTGCGAGCTGGGAAGATGGACTAACCCTGACACAGGTGGGAAACAAATAATTAAAGTGCTGAAGGACAATAACTTTGAAGGGCAGCACATTGGTTTAG gTCGGCAGAAATCCTGGTTTGCCAATCAAGTGAAAGTGGACGCTGGCTTTCTACGACAGCTGAATGTGCTGGACTACAGTCTCCTGTTGGCCCATCAACCTCTGCACCAAGATGAGATTGATGGGAAACATTCTATGGCAAACCTCGTCATGCGCACCACAAA CCCAACAGAGCCAGACTCACCCTCCGTTCCATTATTGGAAGAGACCACGGCTGAAGTTGCACCAGATACTACGGATTGTGGGTCAGGAGAGCCACAGGCAGCAGCTGAGAGCTTTGGTGAAGGGATCCCCCTCCAGGAGATCAACAGTCTTGCAATAGAAACTGAGACTgactcagagctgcagaagtTCCATGAACACCATCGTAGGCTACTGCCCAACTGCAAAAATGCTATTCACGTCATAGACGGGCCAGAACGTCGCTACTTTGTAGGCATTATAGACATTTTTACTGTCTACGGTTGGAAGAAAAGATTGGAAAACCTGTGGAAAAGTCTCCGCTACCCAGGCCGGGCCTTTTCCACAGTCAACCCTGCCAAATATTCAAACAGGTTCTGTCAGTGGATACAGGACCGCACTCAGTGA
- the LOC115579900 gene encoding phosphatidylinositol 4-phosphate 5-kinase-like protein 1 isoform X1 — translation MAPRTAARPSGATRRRRWWHLRQRCRMLGVFEINPEHEFHHLTAMIKEGMNTSIQTSMDIPVQETLTAEHFKAEETQSHEGFEMQTFAPQVFAKLRHSLDITEEEYMNSLCSGGHYLQFVSNSKSKADFFITNDKRFFLKTQNRREVRFLLSNLQAYMDHLEKYPHSLMVRFLGVHRIVIPNEMKKYFIVMQSVFYPDERINIRFDIKGCELGRWTNPDTGGKQIIKVLKDNNFEGQHIGLGRQKSWFANQVKVDAGFLRQLNVLDYSLLLAHQPLHQDEIDGKHSMANLVMRTTKSLDFDDSPTEPDSPSVPLLEETTAEVAPDTTDCGSGEPQAAAESFGEGIPLQEINSLAIETETDSELQKFHEHHRRLLPNCKNAIHVIDGPERRYFVGIIDIFTVYGWKKRLENLWKSLRYPGRAFSTVNPAKYSNRFCQWIQDRTQ, via the exons ATGGCACCGAGAACAGCTGCTCGACCCTCCGGAGCTACAAGACGAAGACGCTGGTGGCATTTGAGACAGCGATGTAGAATGTTAGGAGTGTTTGAGATCAACCCAGAGCACGAGTTCCACCATCTGACAGCCATGATAAAAGAAGGCATGAACACCTCCATTCAGACCAGTATGGACATACCAGTCCAG GAAACCCTCACAGCTGAACACTTCAAAGCAGAGGAGACTCAAAGCCATGAG GGGTTTGAGATGCAGACGTTTGCACCTCAAGTTTTTGCTAAACTGAGGCATTCACTGGAcatcacagaggaggaataTATGAACTCCCTCTGCTCAGGAGGCCACTACCTCCAGTTTGTTAGCAACTCCAAGAGCAAGGCAGATTTCTTCATCAC GAATGACAAGAGGTTCTTCTTAAAGACCCAGAACAGGCGTGAAGTCAGGTTTCTCCTGTCCAATCTGCAGGCATACATGGACCACTTGGAGAAATACCCTCATTCACTGATGGTGAGGTTTCTAG GTGTCCACAGGATTGTTATTCCAAATGAAATGAAG AAGTACTTCATTGTGATGCAGAGTGTGTTCTACCCTGATGAGAGGATCAATATAAG aTTCGACATTAAAGGCTGCGAGCTGGGAAGATGGACTAACCCTGACACAGGTGGGAAACAAATAATTAAAGTGCTGAAGGACAATAACTTTGAAGGGCAGCACATTGGTTTAG gTCGGCAGAAATCCTGGTTTGCCAATCAAGTGAAAGTGGACGCTGGCTTTCTACGACAGCTGAATGTGCTGGACTACAGTCTCCTGTTGGCCCATCAACCTCTGCACCAAGATGAGATTGATGGGAAACATTCTATGGCAAACCTCGTCATGCGCACCACAAA GTCTTTGGACTTTGATGACAGCCCAACAGAGCCAGACTCACCCTCCGTTCCATTATTGGAAGAGACCACGGCTGAAGTTGCACCAGATACTACGGATTGTGGGTCAGGAGAGCCACAGGCAGCAGCTGAGAGCTTTGGTGAAGGGATCCCCCTCCAGGAGATCAACAGTCTTGCAATAGAAACTGAGACTgactcagagctgcagaagtTCCATGAACACCATCGTAGGCTACTGCCCAACTGCAAAAATGCTATTCACGTCATAGACGGGCCAGAACGTCGCTACTTTGTAGGCATTATAGACATTTTTACTGTCTACGGTTGGAAGAAAAGATTGGAAAACCTGTGGAAAAGTCTCCGCTACCCAGGCCGGGCCTTTTCCACAGTCAACCCTGCCAAATATTCAAACAGGTTCTGTCAGTGGATACAGGACCGCACTCAGTGA
- the LOC115579900 gene encoding phosphatidylinositol 4-phosphate 5-kinase-like protein 1 isoform X3 codes for MDHLEKYPHSLMVRFLGVHRIVIPNEMKKYFIVMQSVFYPDERINIRFDIKGCELGRWTNPDTGGKQIIKVLKDNNFEGQHIGLGRQKSWFANQVKVDAGFLRQLNVLDYSLLLAHQPLHQDEIDGKHSMANLVMRTTKSLDFDDSPTEPDSPSVPLLEETTAEVAPDTTDCGSGEPQAAAESFGEGIPLQEINSLAIETETDSELQKFHEHHRRLLPNCKNAIHVIDGPERRYFVGIIDIFTVYGWKKRLENLWKSLRYPGRAFSTVNPAKYSNRFCQWIQDRTQ; via the exons ATGGACCACTTGGAGAAATACCCTCATTCACTGATGGTGAGGTTTCTAG GTGTCCACAGGATTGTTATTCCAAATGAAATGAAG AAGTACTTCATTGTGATGCAGAGTGTGTTCTACCCTGATGAGAGGATCAATATAAG aTTCGACATTAAAGGCTGCGAGCTGGGAAGATGGACTAACCCTGACACAGGTGGGAAACAAATAATTAAAGTGCTGAAGGACAATAACTTTGAAGGGCAGCACATTGGTTTAG gTCGGCAGAAATCCTGGTTTGCCAATCAAGTGAAAGTGGACGCTGGCTTTCTACGACAGCTGAATGTGCTGGACTACAGTCTCCTGTTGGCCCATCAACCTCTGCACCAAGATGAGATTGATGGGAAACATTCTATGGCAAACCTCGTCATGCGCACCACAAA GTCTTTGGACTTTGATGACAGCCCAACAGAGCCAGACTCACCCTCCGTTCCATTATTGGAAGAGACCACGGCTGAAGTTGCACCAGATACTACGGATTGTGGGTCAGGAGAGCCACAGGCAGCAGCTGAGAGCTTTGGTGAAGGGATCCCCCTCCAGGAGATCAACAGTCTTGCAATAGAAACTGAGACTgactcagagctgcagaagtTCCATGAACACCATCGTAGGCTACTGCCCAACTGCAAAAATGCTATTCACGTCATAGACGGGCCAGAACGTCGCTACTTTGTAGGCATTATAGACATTTTTACTGTCTACGGTTGGAAGAAAAGATTGGAAAACCTGTGGAAAAGTCTCCGCTACCCAGGCCGGGCCTTTTCCACAGTCAACCCTGCCAAATATTCAAACAGGTTCTGTCAGTGGATACAGGACCGCACTCAGTGA